One segment of Gammaproteobacteria bacterium DNA contains the following:
- a CDS encoding pilus assembly protein PilY gives MENQKLLLSNTGIVKTLSMLFLLTITLTLSGIGSQNARATVSQLPLFMALDSVDPNIMFIIDDSGSMFFEVTPETLAFPGLSYAGFVFPRADNVYGPSDYLDNFIQTATVDSNVAYTATTRSPQFNKSYYNPSKTYKPWIKYDGSSYPNASPTCAYHNPENTGSCPSGSVNSVARNLTVNNARYNNNYWRTCTSNGSCSSSTSDKTFWPSTYYWHNGGDQWNWNNYTRVEIKSSTSTYSGHSRDNRTDCTGGICTYAQEIQNFANWYTYYRSRILTARAGIGQAFAQQGSNLRVGYGTINKGSSIIDTVSNTSTIVRGVRPFTGSNRQAFFNELYTRDIPASGTPLRKALDDAGQYFSRTDNYGPWGAVPGTNDSSDHLQCRKSYTILMTDGYWSGGSDYQASTSAARQNVDNASGPSISAPDGSTYQYTPADPYRDNQSNNLSDIAMYYWNRDLRTDLDNLVPTDSVDKAFWQHMVVFGVGLGVTGSINPNDAWTAVANGSAINWPDTGSSSNGNCIGTECPARIDDLLHAAINSRGGFFSAAEPDTFADQLAGILEDIVTREESSAASLATNSTKLDTGTSIYQATFNSSDWTGQLISYALDPTYGTVGAATWDTSSAGKIPAAGSRTVYGMIGSEKVEFKWSALTAAQQTTLDGLGITEEVLNWVRGDQSQEMQNGGTLRNRQIVTEDENGNPLPPADQYSKLLGDIVNSDPAYVGEPVVNLKHSAWDSTGYGAFLNANQGRTPMLYVGANDGMLHAFNASTGVEQFAFIPNAVLANLASLSAPNYSHKYFVDGSPIISDAKIGGNWKSALIGTTGAGGRAVFALDVTNPDSFSVNNVLWEFTNDDLGYTIGQPTIGRIGDTWVAVFGNGYESNNGKAFLFIVPLDDPTNYIKIPTDSETGNGLATPALLADDSGSFIAAYAGDLRGNLWKFDLTSNAVAFSGSKPLFKARDDSGNIQPITAPIEIAKHPDGGYLIFFGTGKYFEVGDHSASATPVNSLYGIWDTAEFEAGAWSGGTAINKTDRSVLLEQEILGEGVQDGNNWRLLSKNPITWNVNDGRGWYVDLVVNNNPEGERVIDAPILFQGRVIFVTRIPYNIDPCIPSTGTSWFMALDWLTGGQAETNVFDVNRDNESDTSDYVTIAGVTGVASGFQTEVAGIAQATLIRSSGGVDILASGTGGLSSSASGSAIAAANAAAAAATAAAAQQQAAADAAADVANAQTAANDTQTAADADPTDANLAAAATAAAQALADAQAAQAAADQAAADANTAAAAAIVNAANEVINNANAIISGGGNESVTVAEAQTALAQATTILNSANALTTGAAVNPTWAPTLGGLGRQLAGGQGTSMQTVASRQSWQQLQ, from the coding sequence ATGGAAAACCAAAAATTATTACTTTCCAATACAGGCATCGTTAAAACATTATCGATGCTATTCTTGCTAACCATTACCCTGACTTTATCGGGTATTGGAAGCCAAAATGCACGGGCAACGGTTTCGCAACTGCCACTGTTTATGGCTTTGGATAGCGTAGATCCGAATATTATGTTCATCATTGATGACTCGGGTTCAATGTTCTTCGAGGTCACCCCAGAAACTTTGGCTTTTCCTGGCCTCTCCTATGCAGGGTTTGTCTTTCCGCGCGCGGATAATGTTTATGGTCCAAGCGATTACTTAGACAACTTTATTCAAACGGCTACGGTAGATTCAAATGTTGCTTATACTGCAACGACCCGTTCGCCGCAGTTTAACAAATCTTATTACAATCCTTCAAAAACCTATAAGCCTTGGATCAAGTATGATGGCAGTTCCTATCCAAATGCTTCGCCTACTTGTGCATATCATAATCCAGAGAACACAGGTAGCTGCCCTAGTGGATCCGTAAACTCTGTTGCTCGTAATCTGACTGTGAATAACGCTAGGTATAATAATAACTACTGGCGAACGTGTACCAGCAATGGAAGTTGTTCGTCATCGACGAGCGATAAAACCTTCTGGCCTTCCACATACTACTGGCATAATGGTGGCGACCAATGGAATTGGAATAACTACACCCGGGTCGAAATTAAATCCAGCACCTCAACCTATAGTGGTCACAGTCGTGATAATCGAACTGATTGTACGGGTGGCATCTGTACTTACGCCCAGGAAATCCAGAATTTCGCCAACTGGTATACTTATTACCGCTCGCGAATCCTTACTGCCCGAGCAGGAATTGGTCAAGCTTTCGCGCAACAAGGCTCAAATCTCCGTGTGGGCTATGGGACGATTAATAAGGGATCGAGCATCATTGATACTGTAAGTAATACCAGTACGATTGTGCGTGGAGTGCGTCCGTTCACCGGTTCCAACCGTCAGGCATTCTTTAATGAACTTTATACACGCGATATCCCTGCTTCAGGTACGCCATTGCGCAAAGCGCTTGATGACGCCGGGCAGTATTTCTCCCGCACGGATAACTATGGACCTTGGGGCGCTGTCCCTGGCACTAACGATTCAAGCGATCATTTGCAGTGCCGAAAAAGCTATACGATTTTGATGACCGATGGTTACTGGTCAGGAGGAAGCGATTATCAAGCCAGCACCAGCGCGGCTCGCCAAAACGTCGACAATGCATCAGGACCGTCAATTTCCGCACCAGATGGTTCGACTTATCAATACACGCCGGCTGATCCCTATAGGGATAATCAAAGCAATAATCTTTCTGATATTGCGATGTACTATTGGAATCGTGACCTACGTACTGATCTGGACAACTTGGTGCCAACTGACTCAGTAGATAAAGCGTTTTGGCAGCACATGGTGGTATTTGGCGTTGGCTTGGGCGTCACTGGCTCAATCAATCCAAACGATGCATGGACGGCAGTTGCAAATGGCAGCGCAATTAATTGGCCGGACACGGGTTCTAGTAGTAATGGAAACTGTATTGGTACTGAATGTCCTGCACGGATTGATGATTTACTTCATGCTGCAATTAACAGCCGTGGCGGCTTTTTTAGCGCGGCAGAGCCGGATACCTTTGCTGACCAGCTAGCGGGAATCCTGGAGGATATTGTCACTCGCGAAGAAAGTTCCGCTGCTTCCCTGGCGACCAACTCGACCAAGCTGGACACCGGCACATCGATCTACCAAGCCACCTTCAACAGTAGCGATTGGACAGGACAACTCATCTCGTATGCGCTAGATCCTACTTACGGTACAGTGGGCGCGGCCACTTGGGATACCAGTTCGGCTGGCAAAATTCCGGCGGCGGGTAGCCGAACGGTCTACGGCATGATTGGCAGCGAGAAAGTCGAGTTCAAATGGAGCGCGCTGACGGCCGCTCAACAAACGACACTGGATGGCTTGGGTATTACGGAAGAGGTCCTGAACTGGGTGCGCGGCGATCAAAGCCAGGAAATGCAAAATGGGGGAACGCTGCGCAATCGTCAGATCGTCACCGAGGATGAAAATGGCAACCCGCTGCCACCCGCGGATCAATACAGCAAGTTACTCGGCGACATCGTTAATTCCGATCCTGCTTATGTCGGCGAACCAGTAGTCAATTTAAAGCATTCTGCTTGGGATTCGACAGGCTATGGAGCGTTCCTCAACGCGAATCAAGGACGAACCCCCATGCTGTATGTCGGCGCCAACGATGGCATGTTGCATGCGTTCAACGCATCGACCGGCGTAGAGCAGTTCGCTTTCATTCCCAATGCGGTGCTGGCCAATCTGGCCAGCTTGTCAGCCCCTAATTACAGCCATAAGTATTTCGTCGATGGCTCGCCCATCATCAGCGACGCTAAGATTGGCGGCAATTGGAAGTCAGCGTTGATTGGCACTACCGGCGCAGGCGGTCGGGCGGTGTTCGCGCTGGATGTGACCAACCCTGATTCTTTTAGCGTCAATAATGTCTTGTGGGAGTTCACTAACGATGATCTTGGTTACACAATCGGCCAACCAACTATCGGGCGCATTGGGGATACTTGGGTCGCAGTTTTTGGCAACGGCTATGAAAGTAATAATGGTAAAGCGTTTCTATTTATAGTCCCTCTTGACGATCCAACGAATTATATAAAAATCCCGACAGACAGTGAGACAGGTAATGGTTTAGCGACGCCTGCATTACTGGCTGATGATAGTGGCAGCTTTATAGCTGCCTATGCTGGCGATTTACGGGGCAACTTGTGGAAATTCGATCTAACTAGCAACGCAGTGGCGTTTAGCGGTAGTAAGCCTCTCTTCAAAGCTAGAGATGATTCTGGCAATATCCAGCCGATCACTGCGCCGATTGAAATTGCTAAACACCCGGATGGAGGGTATCTAATCTTCTTTGGCACCGGTAAGTATTTCGAGGTCGGTGATCACTCCGCCAGCGCCACTCCAGTAAACAGCCTCTATGGCATCTGGGACACTGCCGAATTTGAAGCTGGTGCTTGGAGCGGTGGAACCGCCATAAACAAGACTGATCGTAGCGTACTCCTGGAACAGGAAATTCTGGGTGAAGGAGTACAAGATGGGAATAATTGGCGCTTGCTGTCGAAAAATCCCATTACCTGGAATGTTAATGACGGGCGTGGCTGGTATGTTGACCTAGTTGTTAATAACAATCCAGAAGGCGAGCGCGTCATCGATGCGCCCATTCTGTTTCAAGGTCGAGTGATCTTTGTTACGCGCATTCCCTATAACATCGATCCCTGCATCCCATCCACAGGCACATCCTGGTTCATGGCGCTGGATTGGCTGACGGGCGGTCAAGCTGAGACCAATGTGTTTGATGTCAATCGTGATAATGAATCCGATACGAGTGATTATGTGACTATCGCTGGAGTCACGGGAGTAGCGAGCGGCTTTCAAACCGAAGTCGCCGGCATCGCACAGGCCACCCTCATCAGGTCCTCTGGAGGCGTTGATATACTTGCATCGGGAACTGGGGGTTTAAGTTCATCAGCTAGTGGGTCGGCGATAGCCGCCGCTAATGCTGCTGCTGCTGCTGCCACCGCCGCCGCCGCTCAACAACAAGCCGCAGCGGATGCCGCAGCGGATGTCGCAAATGCGCAAACTGCAGCGAATGACACGCAAACTGCGGCGGATGCCGATCCTACTGATGCGAATCTCGCAGCCGCTGCGACTGCGGCTGCGCAAGCCTTGGCCGACGCGCAAGCTGCGCAAGCGGCTGCCGACCAAGCCGCAGCGGACGCCAACACTGCTGCGGCAGCAGCGATTGTTAATGCCGCGAATGAAGTCATTAATAACGCTAATGCGATCATTAGCGGTGGAGGCAATGAGAGTGTTACTGTGGCGGAAGCCCAAACTGCATTAGCTCAAGCAACCACTATTCTTAACAGTGCAAATGCATTAACAACAGGCGCTGCCGTGAATCCGACCTGGGCTCCTACTCTCGGAGGATTGGGCAGGCAACTGGCTGGCGGTCAAGGCACGTCAATGCAAACCGTGGCATCCCGCCAGTCGTGGCAACAACTTCAATAA
- a CDS encoding pilus assembly protein, with translation MYISYLSKNSLRLYRQRGSALIIALVFLLAMTLIGVTGMQSTTQQEKMAGNVLDRNLAFQAAEAALLAAENALDQRGNAAPGVQPNTFAPPASWLAFNWGGPQPINYNGALMGISAPPSYVIEYLGNIAQTGGSGSSQVVNNRTSLGDDYFRITARGIGGSPNAVVILQSVYRM, from the coding sequence ATGTACATCTCGTATTTAAGCAAAAATAGTCTAAGGCTTTACCGACAGCGGGGTTCGGCGTTGATCATTGCCTTGGTTTTCCTATTGGCGATGACCCTGATTGGTGTGACAGGTATGCAAAGCACCACGCAACAAGAGAAAATGGCGGGTAATGTGCTTGATCGCAATCTGGCGTTTCAGGCCGCCGAAGCGGCGTTATTGGCTGCGGAAAATGCATTGGATCAGCGGGGCAATGCTGCTCCAGGAGTTCAACCAAACACCTTTGCGCCACCTGCGAGCTGGCTGGCTTTCAACTGGGGAGGTCCGCAACCGATAAATTATAATGGGGCGTTGATGGGGATTTCCGCCCCGCCGAGTTATGTGATTGAGTACTTAGGCAACATAGCTCAAACTGGTGGCTCAGGGAGTAGCCAGGTAGTGAATAATCGAACGAGTCTGGGAGATGATTATTTTCGTATCACTGCCCGTGGAATCGGCGGTTCGCCAAACGCTGTAGTCATTTTACAGAGTGTCTATCGGATGTAG
- a CDS encoding PilW family protein, with protein MMNTRYPHFFKSSHLQQGFTMVEILVALVISLFLVAGVIQLFIGSKQTYRGYDALSRIQENGRFALEAMARDIRMARYYPRVTTTVVAGAGGITSTTVTPPPVWPNIPSFGAFPIFGNDNGATDNIAIQWLADDGVTFNSRIYSIGPRTTGAVSCPEANNSLRVNRLDGLNNQELIEGVRSMEILYGEDTAPAGTPPTPSVARQIVPAGGVVNWNNVVSVQINLLVVGLEGNLVTTPQGVNFSDGAGGQTNVILNNRCLGQAFSTTIALRN; from the coding sequence ATGATGAATACACGCTATCCTCACTTTTTTAAATCAAGCCACCTTCAGCAAGGTTTTACGATGGTGGAAATTTTAGTCGCTCTGGTCATTAGTCTGTTTTTAGTGGCGGGCGTGATTCAGCTTTTTATCGGTAGCAAACAGACCTATCGTGGCTACGATGCGCTGTCCCGCATTCAAGAGAATGGGCGGTTTGCATTGGAAGCGATGGCGCGTGATATACGGATGGCCCGTTATTATCCAAGAGTTACGACAACAGTTGTCGCAGGCGCAGGAGGGATTACCTCGACGACGGTAACACCGCCGCCTGTATGGCCTAATATCCCTAGTTTTGGCGCATTTCCAATATTCGGTAATGATAATGGTGCTACAGATAATATTGCTATTCAATGGCTTGCTGATGATGGCGTTACATTTAACTCCAGAATCTATTCTATTGGGCCGCGAACAACGGGTGCTGTAAGTTGTCCTGAAGCAAATAACTCCCTAAGAGTTAATCGACTAGATGGCTTAAATAATCAGGAACTGATCGAAGGGGTTCGTAGTATGGAGATTCTCTATGGGGAAGACACAGCTCCCGCCGGTACCCCTCCTACCCCTAGTGTAGCTAGACAAATCGTTCCGGCTGGGGGTGTGGTCAACTGGAACAACGTCGTTAGTGTCCAGATCAATTTATTGGTAGTGGGCCTTGAAGGCAATTTGGTCACCACTCCGCAAGGTGTTAATTTTTCTGATGGCGCTGGAGGTCAAACTAATGTGATTTTAAATAACCGCTGTTTAGGTCAAGCTTTTTCTACAACCATCGCCTTGCGGAACTAA
- the pilV gene encoding type IV pilus modification protein PilV gives MRKQTGFTLIEILVTVVVLAIGLLGLAGLQATALRFNSSASQRSQATILAYDILEQMRANVKGVRCGFYDAANTQRPGEDCNAILVAGLNGIAVTDTGRWTTALNNTLPSANGTINYDGAIVTITIQWDDSRGQETPNQFIVTTEL, from the coding sequence ATGCGAAAACAAACTGGTTTTACCCTCATCGAGATTCTAGTAACGGTCGTGGTGTTGGCGATTGGACTTTTAGGACTGGCTGGCCTGCAGGCGACGGCATTAAGGTTTAATAGTTCTGCTTCTCAACGCTCGCAAGCAACGATCTTAGCGTATGACATTCTTGAACAGATGCGAGCTAATGTAAAAGGAGTCCGATGCGGTTTCTATGATGCGGCGAACACGCAAAGGCCAGGCGAAGATTGCAATGCTATTTTGGTTGCAGGCTTGAATGGCATCGCTGTGACTGATACCGGAAGGTGGACAACGGCATTGAATAACACACTGCCGTCAGCAAATGGCACTATTAACTATGATGGCGCAATCGTGACAATAACCATCCAATGGGATGACAGCCGCGGACAAGAGACTCCCAATCAATTTATCGTGACGACCGAACTATGA
- a CDS encoding GspH/FimT family pseudopilin has translation MNRQRGFTLIELIITMAIAAIVLTVGVPSFQAMMRNNRAATYTNEFMSALNLARSEAIKRGWRVVLCPGNQAGCNGNAWGNGWIVFVDADATGDGNFANDPITDNNGTLDGNEVVLRVYEAFDGGRTTLTGNAPAILNPPNNQYISFSPDGTARQLGNAPLACTLTLSLCHNNNQQNQIIINFVGRARVNTDLQGNLGITPCTF, from the coding sequence ATGAATAGACAACGAGGGTTTACTTTGATCGAACTGATCATCACGATGGCCATTGCCGCGATTGTGCTTACCGTCGGCGTACCGTCATTTCAGGCGATGATGCGCAATAATCGTGCGGCTACCTACACGAACGAGTTTATGAGCGCGCTCAATCTGGCCCGAAGTGAAGCAATTAAACGGGGCTGGCGAGTTGTGCTTTGTCCTGGCAACCAAGCCGGATGTAACGGGAATGCGTGGGGCAATGGCTGGATTGTTTTCGTCGATGCCGATGCGACTGGCGACGGCAATTTTGCTAATGACCCTATTACAGACAACAACGGCACATTGGACGGCAATGAGGTTGTTCTCCGCGTTTATGAGGCGTTCGATGGCGGCAGGACTACATTGACAGGCAATGCTCCGGCAATCCTCAACCCACCAAATAACCAGTACATTTCTTTCTCACCGGATGGAACAGCGCGTCAACTTGGCAATGCTCCTCTGGCATGCACATTGACTCTAAGTCTCTGTCATAACAACAATCAGCAAAATCAGATTATTATCAATTTTGTTGGACGAGCGCGAGTGAACACAGATCTGCAGGGTAATTTAGGAATAACACCCTGTACTTTCTAG
- a CDS encoding DUF3782 domain-containing protein gives MNTESLKEAIRQELPQLLRTDSDLRAYILDLTRREYAGREETQDRFYDLLAELRRDREEQNRKWDEQNRKWDEHQAEQNRKWEEHQAEQNRKWEEQNRKWDEHQAEQNCKWEEQNRKWWENQQELRQLHEEIMAQAKKHDRSIGALGSCWGLQSEKAFRDALAGILEKNFDVQVLSVNEYDDQGEVFGRPDQVELDVIIKNGLLLICELKSSIDKAGMYIFERKARFYEKRHGRQANRLIVISPMIDVRAHKVAEQLGIETFGDSILVEEL, from the coding sequence ATGAATACAGAGTCGTTGAAAGAAGCGATTCGACAAGAGTTACCGCAGCTTTTGCGGACCGATTCCGACTTGCGCGCCTATATTCTCGACTTGACTCGTCGGGAATATGCGGGGCGAGAGGAAACCCAAGATCGGTTTTATGACCTTCTAGCGGAATTGCGCCGCGATCGGGAGGAGCAGAACCGCAAGTGGGACGAGCAGAACCGCAAGTGGGACGAGCATCAGGCGGAGCAGAACCGCAAGTGGGAGGAGCATCAGGCGGAGCAGAACCGCAAGTGGGAGGAGCAGAACCGTAAGTGGGACGAGCATCAGGCGGAGCAGAACTGCAAGTGGGAGGAGCAGAACCGTAAGTGGTGGGAGAATCAGCAAGAGCTGCGGCAGCTCCATGAGGAAATTATGGCGCAAGCGAAAAAACATGACCGCAGCATTGGCGCTTTGGGGTCGTGCTGGGGTCTGCAATCCGAGAAAGCGTTCCGCGATGCGCTGGCCGGAATTCTGGAGAAAAACTTTGATGTGCAGGTGCTCAGCGTCAATGAGTACGATGATCAGGGCGAGGTGTTCGGTCGACCGGATCAGGTGGAGTTGGATGTGATCATTAAGAACGGGTTGCTGCTGATCTGTGAATTGAAATCGTCGATTGATAAGGCAGGAATGTATATTTTTGAACGCAAGGCGCGGTTTTATGAGAAGCGCCACGGGCGGCAGGCCAACCGGTTGATCGTGATCTCGCCAATGATCGATGTCCGGGCGCACAAGGTCGCTGAACAATTGGGGATTGAGACCTTCGGCGATTCGATCCTGGTTGAGGAGCTATAG